A window of Pyrobaculum aerophilum str. IM2 contains these coding sequences:
- a CDS encoding DUF86 domain-containing protein: protein MCLAILEKASDARSAIINAKRLVSKPFGEMTDEEALRYQLIVLVEALASMCMKFARLAYGRFYSSYRQCLVEMDKEMGTNCGDVLSSLISLRNLLVHRYFQVDDQKLYNSVRGNFTCVEN from the coding sequence GTGTGCCTGGCAATTTTAGAAAAGGCGTCTGATGCCAGGAGCGCTATTATAAACGCTAAAAGGCTTGTATCAAAGCCCTTTGGGGAAATGACTGATGAAGAGGCGCTTAGATATCAGCTTATAGTTTTGGTGGAGGCTTTGGCGTCTATGTGTATGAAATTCGCCCGACTGGCCTACGGCCGTTTTTACTCCTCCTACAGACAGTGTCTTGTGGAAATGGACAAGGAAATGGGCACTAACTGCGGAGATGTGCTGAGCTCTCTAATATCGCTTAGAAATCTGCTAGTTCATAGATATTTCCAAGTCGACGATCAGAAGCTCTATAACTCAGTAAGGGGAAACTTCACTTGTGTGGAGAATTGA
- a CDS encoding nucleotidyltransferase family protein, which yields MLPVYEIDIKEVVKKLSGLLGRRRQAVVFGSAAKWRIVHDIDVLIDGADFDEALRLAVKVEEILGIPADVVPAELAPPCLIAEALTEGVLIAVDWDYFDELLYKSVGLCQDVKIKWREIL from the coding sequence ATGCTCCCTGTATATGAGATAGACATTAAAGAGGTAGTGAAAAAACTGAGTGGGTTATTGGGCAGGAGGCGGCAAGCTGTCGTCTTCGGCTCAGCCGCTAAATGGCGAATAGTACACGACATAGATGTCTTAATTGACGGCGCAGATTTTGACGAGGCCCTGCGCCTCGCCGTAAAGGTCGAGGAGATTTTAGGGATTCCCGCTGATGTGGTTCCCGCAGAGCTTGCCCCGCCGTGTTTAATAGCTGAGGCCTTAACGGAGGGGGTGTTAATCGCAGTTGACTGGGATTATTTTGACGAGCTTCTCTACAAGTCGGTGGGACTGTGTCAAGACGTGAAAATAAAGTGGCGCGAAATCCTCTAG
- a CDS encoding DUF996 domain-containing protein, whose product MDVDAAKVLGGLGAFLAAIGFFAGWPASVVGVVLLYVALAELRIGVGEDRSKWLVYAIAALVAFGIAQAILGFSLERLRTWWELPARGLALAVGLAAWVAGWVLQVASAYRLRPILAALQSRIGESLFSIANTLYWWGSALAVVAIGLIIVAVAYILMGVGLIVAKTQ is encoded by the coding sequence ATGGACGTCGACGCGGCTAAAGTGCTGGGCGGGTTGGGCGCCTTTCTAGCGGCTATTGGCTTCTTCGCCGGGTGGCCCGCTTCAGTGGTGGGCGTCGTGTTGTTATACGTGGCTCTGGCTGAACTGCGCATTGGCGTCGGCGAGGACCGCTCCAAGTGGCTTGTATACGCCATAGCCGCATTAGTGGCTTTTGGAATAGCCCAGGCGATCCTGGGCTTTTCCTTAGAGAGGCTCAGAACGTGGTGGGAGTTGCCGGCTAGAGGGCTGGCATTAGCCGTGGGGCTCGCGGCGTGGGTTGCGGGGTGGGTGTTACAAGTGGCCTCCGCCTACCGCTTGCGCCCCATACTGGCGGCCCTCCAGAGCCGCATAGGCGAGAGCCTCTTCTCTATTGCAAACACGCTGTATTGGTGGGGATCGGCGCTGGCAGTAGTGGCCATAGGCCTTATTATTGTCGCGGTGGCGTATATACTAATGGGAGTGGGGCTTATTGTGGCCAAAACACAGTGA
- a CDS encoding MFS transporter, with translation MSLRFIVAASTIGTLIEWYDFFAYASLSPYIASKFFPRGDPVAAVILTWLVFATGFVVRPLGAAVFGHLGDKIGRKSTFLATLLLMGVSTFLIGLLPTYDQVGVWAPLALASLRILQGIALGGEYGGAVTYVLENAPENRRAFYAGFLSATPPLGLGLSSLTLVFTAFSLPKADFETWGWRVPFLISLALTALGLWLRYKLAETPLFEKIKKEGRVSRLPIAEAFVRYPVYMALGIIIAAGHSVLAYTATGYIFPYLTNVLKWSPVDANLAVGAAALAQLPFYIINAYLADRIGRRRVYITSLALGLVLFYPVYYWLGFVKDVALASFLIFLLILTTAFTFSVLGTAIAELFPTRVRYTGMSLAFNIGIGLFGGFTPSIVQTLGVLFNNPLAGVILYTYIVVAVALAVAIKWLLETAGVRLE, from the coding sequence ATGTCTCTCAGATTTATAGTAGCGGCCTCTACAATAGGCACTTTAATTGAATGGTATGATTTTTTCGCATATGCGTCGCTTTCTCCTTACATAGCCTCTAAATTTTTCCCGCGGGGAGATCCCGTAGCCGCCGTTATTCTCACGTGGCTTGTATTCGCCACGGGGTTTGTGGTGAGGCCTCTGGGCGCGGCTGTATTTGGCCACTTAGGCGATAAGATAGGGAGGAAGTCCACTTTCTTGGCCACTTTGCTATTAATGGGAGTTTCCACTTTTCTCATCGGCTTGCTCCCGACGTATGACCAAGTAGGCGTATGGGCCCCACTGGCGTTGGCTAGTTTGCGTATACTCCAAGGCATTGCCCTGGGAGGGGAATACGGCGGAGCGGTGACTTATGTTTTGGAAAATGCCCCTGAAAATAGGCGGGCTTTTTACGCCGGCTTTCTATCGGCCACGCCGCCCTTGGGGCTCGGCCTCTCCTCGCTCACTTTAGTGTTCACAGCCTTCTCGCTCCCCAAGGCCGATTTCGAGACGTGGGGCTGGAGAGTTCCGTTTTTAATATCGCTGGCGCTAACGGCACTTGGCCTGTGGCTTAGGTATAAGCTTGCGGAGACGCCTCTATTTGAGAAGATTAAAAAAGAGGGTCGGGTTTCCAGACTCCCAATAGCAGAGGCCTTCGTCCGCTATCCCGTATATATGGCGCTGGGGATTATAATAGCCGCGGGACACTCCGTTTTGGCCTATACGGCCACTGGCTATATCTTCCCCTATTTGACTAACGTATTGAAGTGGAGTCCAGTAGATGCTAATTTAGCCGTTGGGGCGGCCGCCCTGGCGCAATTGCCCTTTTACATAATTAACGCCTATCTCGCAGACCGCATTGGCCGCCGTAGGGTATACATCACAAGCCTGGCGCTGGGGCTTGTGTTGTTCTACCCCGTTTACTACTGGCTGGGTTTTGTAAAAGACGTCGCCCTAGCCTCGTTTCTAATATTCCTCCTTATACTTACCACTGCCTTCACCTTCAGCGTGTTGGGGACTGCAATAGCTGAGCTGTTTCCCACGAGGGTTAGATATACCGGCATGTCGCTGGCTTTTAACATAGGCATTGGCCTTTTCGGCGGCTTCACCCCCTCTATTGTACAGACTCTCGGCGTGTTGTTTAACAACCCGCTGGCCGGCGTAATACTGTACACTTATATTGTAGTGGCAGTAGCTTTAGCAGTGGCAATAAAGTGGTTGCTGGAGACTGCGGGGGTAAGGCTGGAGTAA
- a CDS encoding DUF1646 domain-containing protein, which produces MISGVEVVSQQSRHKIYIKLLKVVGMDISSLYLQIVFLVLLIALPILSKKVEHNLELFFLAMAVAGATLEGLWSWHLLKEALLHPVAVYQPGIGYIPIGITQVVLAAGLVFYALRHKMAEKADALARPAVIAGLIFGLGLSSSVISAVVAAAIMAELLGFANAPHAYKARAAVYGAFAIGAGAALLPIGEPLSTIAVAKLKQGFFFLVDVLFDAVFIIVAFFALYAYFSLKRLRQPGVEVVPYEPELKEVITRAVKIFIFIFALTILGEFFKPLAVAVAELGREYLYVFGLLSAVADNATLVAALVTPEMAVETLRSFIISLVIAGGLTIPGNVPNIVMAGVLKIGFKEWIKLALPVGIAVFIAIGIYVLWLVPRPIIHL; this is translated from the coding sequence GTGATATCTGGCGTTGAAGTTGTGTCGCAACAAAGCCGCCATAAAATTTATATTAAACTGTTAAAGGTGGTCGGCATGGATATTTCATCGCTTTACTTACAAATAGTGTTTCTAGTCTTATTAATAGCACTGCCTATACTCTCAAAAAAGGTTGAGCACAATCTAGAGCTGTTCTTCTTAGCCATGGCAGTGGCTGGTGCAACGTTGGAGGGTTTGTGGAGTTGGCATCTTTTAAAGGAGGCTCTGCTCCACCCCGTGGCGGTCTACCAGCCGGGGATCGGCTACATCCCTATTGGCATAACGCAAGTTGTTCTTGCTGCTGGCCTTGTTTTTTACGCCTTGAGGCATAAAATGGCCGAGAAGGCCGACGCCCTGGCCCGCCCCGCTGTTATCGCCGGCCTTATCTTCGGCCTCGGGCTGTCTAGTAGCGTAATCTCCGCAGTAGTGGCCGCAGCCATAATGGCGGAACTCCTCGGCTTTGCCAACGCCCCCCATGCATATAAGGCTAGGGCAGCTGTATATGGCGCCTTTGCTATCGGCGCAGGCGCCGCGTTGTTGCCAATAGGCGAGCCTCTGTCCACTATCGCCGTCGCCAAATTAAAACAGGGCTTTTTCTTCTTAGTAGACGTCTTATTTGATGCGGTGTTTATTATTGTGGCGTTTTTCGCGCTCTACGCGTACTTCTCCCTTAAGAGACTGCGCCAGCCCGGCGTGGAAGTTGTGCCCTACGAGCCGGAGCTTAAAGAGGTTATAACTCGCGCCGTGAAAATTTTCATTTTCATATTCGCCCTAACTATACTGGGCGAGTTCTTCAAGCCTCTCGCAGTTGCGGTGGCAGAGCTCGGGAGGGAGTATCTATACGTCTTCGGCCTGCTCTCCGCTGTTGCTGACAACGCCACATTAGTCGCGGCCCTCGTAACCCCGGAAATGGCGGTAGAGACCTTGAGGAGTTTTATCATCTCGCTGGTTATTGCGGGAGGGCTGACTATACCGGGGAACGTGCCTAATATCGTAATGGCAGGCGTGTTGAAAATTGGCTTTAAAGAGTGGATTAAACTGGCCCTACCCGTTGGAATAGCGGTGTTCATCGCAATTGGCATATACGTCCTTTGGCTCGTTCCGAGGCCAATAATACACCTTTAA